Below is a genomic region from Sorghum bicolor cultivar BTx623 chromosome 9, Sorghum_bicolor_NCBIv3, whole genome shotgun sequence.
AAGATCTTCAGCAAGCTGGAGATTTTCTTTATCTTCATCAGTTAACAAGTTACTTTCAAGAGCTTTTCTCTTTGTGATACCTTTAGTTGCACCAAGAGCAAGGGTACCAGGAAGAAAACACACCTGCAATATGAAGACATTCAGTGCTACCACAACATTAGAAGGTCGCAAAATCTTGGCCAGATAAAGAAGAGACTATAAGAATCTGAGTGCAAGAAAACAGATGCTAAGCGACAGCTGCATACCAGGTGATCCATTTTAGGACTAAACCCACCATTTTGTCCAGATGGAAGTTCCCCAACAAATACCAACCCATTTGGAACAGTTTTCCGAACAAGAAGATGCTTGACCCCTCTCATTGCTTCAGTATACATTTCAAATAGATACTTCAAACTACTGTCACGATATTCCTCTTGCTGAACCCACACTTTTAGCAGATACTCATAATAACTGTCCCCTCGAGATCCTAATCGAATATTCTCACCACTAAATTGACCAGAGGAGGGGCTGCATATAAAGTGAAAAATGAGAATATATAGATTTCCTTTAAAACTTGATGTGTTTGAAGACAATCCAATGTAATGGCATTATGATGAATTATTTGAAAAACATACAAGGGTAGAACAGGCATACTTGATGTAAATAGGCACCAGACCCTCCACCTTTGGGAGTGTATGCATATGCTCTAACACCTTCATTGCTTCCCTGTCATACTTAGGATCCCCTGATACTTTGCTGAGGTAACTGAACTCTAGTTGCAACGTTGAAGCCTCTGAAGTGCTGCTTAAGCCATCAGGGGCTGCATGTGCAGTGTGGTCACGAAGTATAACATCACTTAAAGGTATAGCTGTTGGGCTTGATGTAAAAGCCAATAATAACCTGTCGGCTAAATCCTTTGAAACTTCCAAAAGTCGCTCTGGATTAGCCTTTTTATATGTTACTGGTACTCCGGAGTCACCTGCCCCTGGATGATGACCACCACTCAAATGGTATGCACTAAGAAGCCCTCCCAAGACACGGATGGTAGTCTCGAATAAGTTAACCTGCCCTTTCTCACTGATTCTTTGCATTAGGTTGTCTTCAATCCATTTTGATGCTTCAGAAACAACATCATCAGCACCCATTATTATCGCAGTGTCCAGAGAATCCACAATAGTAGCTCCTAGACCACCTAACCCATCTGTGCCTCTGTGGCTCAGAGGCATAAGCTCATCATAACCCATTGCATACTTTTGGTAACCGGACCATGCATGTTCAAATGCTTCTTTAACTTTCTTCTGCCTGGATGTCCACTCAGATGGAGACTGCTGAAGCAGAGAATTATTTTTGTAGATTTCATTTGGAGGGAGGCGTGGGGGCAGCCTTGGTGGTTTTCTCCAGAATCTGCGTATATTGGGAGCTCTCCTGACGTTTTTATTCTGTACTTCTTTGCCATGTAGCTCACTGGATACAATACCCTCTGAGCCTTTGTGCAGAAATAAGTACAATAAGCCAGAAACCATCAACAGACTCAAGAATTTACCAACAGTGAACTTTCCACAACGGTATTTGCTGCTGTTAGTAGCCAAGGACTGTAGAACTATCTACATAGGAGAAAAAAAGGGCTTCGGCCTTAGGGAATAATAAGAACTAATGAGATCACAACAGCCTTGAATAAAGTTTCATAGTGTAAGAAACAAAAAATAACTGATATAAACAGATCTCGCTCCTCATCAAACAGGATaaacaaatatagtcaa
It encodes:
- the LOC8055739 gene encoding mannosyl-oligosaccharide 1,2-alpha-mannosidase MNS3 → MSGTSGPLPYSMRDVGAGGAYNNAKFRHRSRLKIVLQSLATNSSKYRCGKFTVGKFLSLLMVSGLLYLFLHKGSEGIVSSELHGKEVQNKNVRRAPNIRRFWRKPPRLPPRLPPNEIYKNNSLLQQSPSEWTSRQKKVKEAFEHAWSGYQKYAMGYDELMPLSHRGTDGLGGLGATIVDSLDTAIIMGADDVVSEASKWIEDNLMQRISEKGQVNLFETTIRVLGGLLSAYHLSGGHHPGAGDSGVPVTYKKANPERLLEVSKDLADRLLLAFTSSPTAIPLSDVILRDHTAHAAPDGLSSTSEASTLQLEFSYLSKVSGDPKYDREAMKVLEHMHTLPKVEGLVPIYINPSSGQFSGENIRLGSRGDSYYEYLLKVWVQQEEYRDSSLKYLFEMYTEAMRGVKHLLVRKTVPNGLVFVGELPSGQNGGFSPKMDHLVCFLPGTLALGATKGITKRKALESNLLTDEDKENLQLAEDLAKTCVEMYFVTSTGLAPEIAYFHIEGDTEGGPDGGNKSSKYINDIIIKPLDRHNLLRPETVESLFVLYRITEDPKYREWGWQIFQAFEKYTKVDSGGYTSLDDVTSLPPSTRDKMETFFLGETLKYLYLLFDENNTLPLDKYVFNTEAHPLPVMRSAERASHSV